taatattaatattaataataataataaaaataaaaaatgatattaataataataataattattgttattattatttcaatttactaaattaccatttttatattttaattttttttctctttataaacattttttcaattatatataacactaacaattattattttatattacttttataactaggaatattttagtaatatttcatttctacttattaaataatattttctatttatcacatcaatcaaatcttacactaatttttataaattttactcaaaaaaataacaaataattcactctcaaattcattcactcAAATTCATTCACTCACTTTCTTCCAACTCCCTCTTCTACAACAAACATAGCCTAAATGTATTCTCAATCAAATTGGTTTCACCAATTAGTGTCGTCTCATTTTTAAAACAGTGATTAGACTAAAACAATACAGTAAACAGACTTAAACATTTTAAGAAAATCATgacaaaaaacaaacaaataaaagtaatttcaAAGTAATCTAAATAGCAGAAAACAATAAATCAGTtagatgaaaaattaataaataagaattaaaaattttctGGTCTTCCTTTGACATACATTAATAATTTagcaaaaaaattcaaaacttgatcctctaataaaaaatttcaataatactGTTTCTGCAAAATTTGACATGAAATGAGATAAATGATTTAcgaaaatttaatttgattgaatttttatatatatatatatatatatatatatatatatatatatatatatatatatatatatatatatatatatatatatatatatatatatatatatatatatatatatatacacacacacataaaagACATTGTTAACTTTTTGACATGCGTCCAAAATTTTCCAATAAAATGCAAGacatataaaaaacattaaactttTTAGAAGACAAATGTTCAATTTTACCAATAAAAAAGGAAGGCAGTATAAGAacatttaagtattttttaacattaaacaTTCTAGAGATAAAAAGACAACGTTAAATGAAGTAAATAAAAATTGGGCAAAGTGCAATACATTTTTCACTCGCAAATAGTTTCATAATATAACTTCATGGACTATCGACAATCAATTTCATAAATCCCCAACCTAAactatatagatatatatttggaatGCCAATTATTAACCATGTATTTTTCCAAAATCGAAGGGAAAAGGAACACGCGCATCTTTCTCCTGCTCTTTATGTGCACAAACTGCGATTATTCATTCAGGTTGCTAGCTCCAAGGCTAAAAGCATATTCCAATTTGCATTGGCTAATGTTTCACAATGTACGTCTTCATCAATTGGCCAAATCATATTCGTGGTCCTATCTTAGCCCATAGTTTCAACTTGATCTAAATGCAGCTGCCAGCCCTGTTGACATGTACAATAGATTATTTGCGCATTGGCCCTCCTTTTCCAACACAGGGTAGTCACTCTTTCCCAACAATAGCAGATTCACTGCTAGACAGTACATTGTATATCTTCCTTATAGTAGCTGGAGTCGTTCTGCAACAGCCACCTACAAGGGAAGCCCCTAGCTCACGCCATTTAGTAACATATGAGATAAAATGTTCATCTGTAACACCAGTATTTTGCTGCAAATAATAACAGCATAGTATCACTATACATAATTCAAGATATATCCCAAAATATTTTGATCAAAATGATTGAATACATAAGAGTATGTTTGAATATCAGCTGTTACAACGTCCCAAAGAATACAAACCGAAAACATTGTGTCTGGGTAGATTGAATCGAACAGACGTTTGAAGTGTCTAAAAGTAAATCCAAACACACTCTAGTTAAATATATCCATATATATTTGGTTTCTCAGAAAGATGAGGATGTGTATGATATAAATACTTATCAACTTTAACAAACCATAaagttcataaatatttataataaaatagcaTCAATAACAGCTCAAAACAGATAAATAACTTAAGGTTAGGTTAAGCATAAACTTTCACTTTTCTGCATTCATGTCTATATAGGTTCAATTAACTTATAATCTACTCTGTTACTTGTGCTGTTTGCTATTGTGTTAcaagaaatatagaaaattgTGCAGGCTGAACATGATTAAATAATCGCTAAGAGCATCTCCAACAACCATTTCTTTCTTGTATCATAATTCGAAGAAATTGTTCCTTCAAGAAATCTTCCATTGGAGTTAATCTTTGTGGTACTCTCggtttttgaaattaaaatttgtttcctATGTAAGAAATGgttttttgtgaataaaaaattgtttcttttagaacaaccaacaacaataaaggatAATAGAGACcaaatataacatttttcaagaaaaaattgGAGATTTTAGAGTTTCTTTTATTGAAGCAAAAGTTGAGTGTAAGTTGTTCGATAATGATGTAGGATAGTTTGAGAAAACAAATCACAAGTTTCAATCTATGAAGCAGCTCAAATGACTTGCTTCAATTGGAGATGCCCTAATCTCTCTTCAGTATCTCCAAAATGGTTTATAATCATCCGCCACCCACCCGTGTAAGGTTAAATGAGAAATCAGCGAAAAATTTAGTATGAAAATCAGAAAGTAATAACCTAAAGGAGGAGAATCCTACTTTTTGCATCCAAATTTACTTTACAGCTCAAATAACATTTCAGTCTCTACACTATTGGGTTGTTTATTCAGAtcctcttaattttattttcctgtGTTGGTCCCGGTAATTActtctgttttattttagtcCATGATGTTAGTTTCAGTTACAACATAACAGTACATTTTTATATGGGTCCCTCTTCAgaaatgagttttcattttagaCACTATTCAGGAAACATTTGCAATAATCTTTGTAAGTCATGACATCAATTAATAAATGTACAAGGatagaaataaaacaaacaatttcTAGAGAccaaaagaggaagaaaaataaactaaaacgaccaaaaagaaaattgtcATTCCAAACCGGTACCACACCAGGCTACCACTTACAGTTAGACTTCTACTTCCGAGCAAGTTTCCATTTTAGACGATAAATCACACACAATAATCAGAATCATTAGTACACAgttcaaataaaaatgaataaaatgtttTCACCAAAAAGCACAAGAGAAGAAATAAGCACACATCTACGTACTTTGTTCTTTAATTAAGCTTGCCTCTACAACTTATTATTTGACAGCATGAGTTGCTTTAATTCAATCAATTTCCACAAGCAAATTTTCCAATACAAAGTGgctcatttttcttattaaaaatggGCAGccatctttttaaataaaacagtaTAACCACACGAAATGAACTTACCACCCACTGTTTTAGTTCAGCATCGTAAGTTTCCCCACTGTTTGGATATATTACAATTGGTTTTGTTGTCACCTGAAGATATTATGTGAACCAAGGATAAGTATTTATTCCATAATGATAAGTcccaaaacaataaaaatataacagttTATTAATGCTGGCACATTTCCTTTCATGAAAATCAAAACAAGGATAAAAGGGCATTGTGCATATTTCAAAAGACATACTTGTGAAAACTATATCAGGGTATATAGATTAAGTACATGATTCAAAGAAGTTTCCATTCATATAAGCCATctttatatgtgtgtgtgtatgtgtgatGGATGAAAACCTATACAgccaataaaaatgaaaacaacttGGCAACACAGATACTAACGCTACTAGAATTGAAACgtttgtgtgtgagagagaagTTGACGGCTATTCCAGTACGGTTGAAAACCTACACAgccaataaaaatgaaaacaacttGGCAATACAGATACTAACACTACTAGAACTGAAACTGCactaaataataatgtaaaaaaagttaaacaacaaattcatctcaaaacaAGAGAACCAAAGTATACCTTCTTGAGCAAAACAATCAGATCATGTATAAATCTAGGCGGAGTACAGTTAATTCCAACAGCAACAACTTTATTGCATGATTCAGCAATAGAGCCACATTCCAATAGAGAATCACCGCTAACAACATTAACTCCATCCTTAGAGTTAAAAGCAAACCATGCTGGAATTTTGATGTCCTCTTCTTCCAGAAGCTCAGCATAAGCCTGCTTAGTCAATCAGGAAAGTTCGGTAAACTCAGGAGTCAAGACAAAAACGAACATTTTAATTGTAGACATACAAATGTTTATTATCCAAAACTATTATTTACCTTTAGATAACTGTTATTTTGTGCTTTTTTTCCGGCAGTTTAACAGATTATATGCCTCTTAATGAGTTATTCATCACAGTTACTTTACTAGTGATTTTACCCTTTCACAAAAGCAATGGAAACTTAATGCTTTCTCAATTTCCTGTGGTCTTGGGAAGAAAAGCATAATTTGGGCCAAATTTACTTCGGAACAGTATTTTAGAAACGGAGATTTCAAGGAATGAAATATTAAAGAGACTACTATTTTGACAAGAACAGCCTTTTGCTCTTTGCTGAATCCACAAATATACTTTGAAAGACCATGTATGTCTTCAGACTGCAATTCAAACTATACATTGAAGCAAAAGGGCTATGAATAGCAACAATACACATAAAATGCATGATTAAAAGTAAACCCGATTGACAATGAGGcttcattattttataacagATGTAGACCATGTAATGTAATATATTTGTAAGCGACGAAGCTAATGTTTATCTGAAAGTAAAGTCAACATGTTCATATGTTTAATTTGAGGATTTTCCCTGTGTGCAGGATCgctatttattttcttttatttcttttgtcaaAAATTTCTTCACTCAAACAAAAATCCATCAAAAGCTTACGTAGTTCACATTTTCATGGTAGCATAGCGTGGAACAAAAATGAATCAGCCAAAATGAATTATACAGTTACACCAGAATATCTTTAATCATCAATAATTTTACTATCCCTTCCGTTCATTATCGGGCTTTTAAGGTTAcagcataaaaaataaaaaagtcatGAGATAGCCATTATTATGAGAAATTATGCTGCATTAATTTTAAAGGACAGGTGACACTTTCTAAACatataagaaagaaacaaagaaatAGATATAAGCATCAGGCCGTCCAGAGCTTTAGGGTAGGTACCTCAGCTTCAAGCTTATTGGGCACTGTTTCAAATGCAAGCAGGTCAGCACCTGAATCTGCTAAAATTTGAACTCTTCTCCGATGAAAATCTTTCAGATTTGTCTTCGTGATAGCATCACCATAATCACCACTGTTAAGAGCACAATATCAAGAAACacgacaataaaaaaatataatttctatttagTGTCAACGACAGAAGCAAAAGTTTATCAAACCCCAACCTTTCTAAAATGTTAACAAACCTatgcaggaaaaaaaaaacaaaaactgaaaACTGTAATTAAGATGGGCCTAGAAATTCATTTGATACAGCATTTTGATATAGTTCCATTGAAGAACGAGAAAGCTTGGTGCCAAAGTAATCAATATAAATTACAAAGCTAAACATGTGACCTTGGAAACACAGCATATAATAACCATAAAGTATATCATCTTGATTGTTAGTCAATACATGGGCTGTATAACAGATAAGAAGAAATGCCCACAACACCACAAGTAAACAAACCACAACCAATGCTAAAGAATAGATTTTAATCATTTCACCTATACTCTGATCCGTCGGCTAAATAAGCTCCATAGCTCCCCACTGACGCAGCAATCAGGATAGGCCGTTGTTTGAGGATTTTACCCTCAGCCCCATCACCGGAACAGCATTCAGAACATCCTTTATAGTACAATTCACGCGCCTCGCGAGCAATTTCAACACTCCTTCTGAGCATGGCTTCACTCTCTTCATCAGTATAGCCTTTGTCTTTAAAACCTTGAATGGTGGCCTGTACACAAACAACTACCTCAACTTCAGCATTAGCAACGAACAACAAAGAAATATGACACTGCTAAACCAACTCACTTGATAAGACGCTGTGATTATAATGTCAGCGCCATTTTCCAGATAATCAAGGTGCACCTGCTCCATTTAGAAACTCAACCATTACCTCAATTTGAaagtggaaaaagaaaaataaaatatcgtTTAACTAAGCTAAGAACgttaacattaaaaaaactgTTTAACAGTTATATAggcaaaactaaaataaaaatacgttCCTTGAGATTCGAATAAATGAATAAACATTGTGTTAACATGAAACATCAGagatttattcatttaaaaaaaaaagtaaaaaatgaagaGTCGAGCGGTGTTAGAATTGAAACGAAGGAGAGTGTACCTGACGAATGAGGTGAGGAGAGGAAAAGAGGCATTTGGCACTCCATAAGGGATCGTTGAGGTCCGCACCATGGCGCTCCAGCTCCGTCGCAAGACCGCCGTCGATGACGGCGGTGCCGCCACTTTGGCGGAGCAAATCTACTAGTAACGACGACATTTTTACACCGGAAAGAGGAACTGGTTTTCttgcatatttaattatttgctTATTATTTATTACGTATTTATAGCTAGATCTTCGTATTAAGACCCGGCCCAAGCTACATATGGATACTTCATGGCCCAATCTATATATGGATACGTCATGGCCCAATTCCACGACTATAAGGCAgcttctttctcatcttcatatatttattcatGCATTCTCATATAAAAGAAATtccattttgttctttttatattatattatgcaattcaaattcaattcagaagttaataataaatttaaactaagCTTTTAGACTGAATCTAGATATGAATTAAATCAATCATAAGCTAAATAACATTTTCTATTGGTGGCAACTTCTGTATAATAAACACATTTTCATTGAAGTACTATGGTAcaatatattctttttctccatttcttctacatttttgtgcttttatttattttcttttatgttcaACAACGAGTGGTATTAAAATAGTGTGAGCTGACACTTGACAGATTTTATGAATTTTCATATAACTTTTCTGTTCATGacattattcaattttttaacataacttctttttttcttcataaatataTTGATCATCTTAAATTGTGTTCGAAAATTCATTCtcgatccaaaaagaaaaaaaactttaagTCACATTTGTGTATCTTTCTACTCGATTTAATCCAAAaagaattttatctttttagtatttgcacTTCATATATGTAATTAACCATCTCCTACAAATAAGAATTATCCTTAAATGTCCATTACCATTCAACAAATTAATGTAAGTAGAACTGAATTTAGTATGATAATGTAGCAATGGTTATTAACTACTTATTGAAAGATCAATACATTCAAGTAAACATATCATTGAGAAGATGCATAGTCTCTTAAGATGAGAAGATGACTTTTCAAGTAAACATGCATTGAGAGATTGGTATGTTAGTGACTTAAAAGATCAATAGTTTATACAATCTCAACATTGAGTTGATGAAGTGATGAGGTTTCAAGAAAACATGTGAAGATGAACATTCATGAAAAGTCACTATAcattaaattatctttattgtAATAATTAGGAAAAACATGACATCCATTCACTTAAAAGGATCAACATACAACCTTTTGTCACTTGAAATTCTAtccttcaatttcttctttctctttcaaagGTTATCTTATTCTCCTTTAATTATTTAGGTATGCCTGCTCTTACTTCAATTTGATTTTCATCTTTTGTATTCACGTTCAATTTTTGTTCAACCTTTTATCTCATTATTTGTCTCGTTTAGTGAgtgataaaatgaatttttggaGGTTATACTCATGAACCaatcaaatattttacataaaactTTTTGGATACTTTTTTTAAGAAGGAAAAATCTTTAGAAGCCTtcaattcattaataaaatcgGAGACAAAGAGAAATGTAGTATTGGAAGTTCTAACATTAGACAAACCTATTTCTAATGATGTTCAAGTTGAAaggaaataaaacaagaaagaatGAGAAAGATTTTATTCTATACACAATACAATGTTTAtctaattatgtttttgttttcattttagtcattttaggaaaaaaagtgttaattttaatgaaagttGTACTAACTTAACTCCATTATAATAGTCACAATCGAATCTCAATACTATTGAATTGTTACGCGCTTAAGTAGAAAGAATTGTACTCTTTATTTGTATCTTTTGGCATAATTGGGTAAATGCTCAGTTCAAAAATAGTATCAAAGATAATATAACATTTGATTTCAATTAGAACAATTGTTAAAAGAGATATTGTTACATGTGATATGATGAAGGTTTGGtgaaaaatcaaattatgaCACTTGTGTTATTTCACTCTTAGAAATAATTGTATCTTAATTATTAACTATATATCTTGATGAGTGTTTGATCTAACCCAAAGTTTTTTCATGAATGCattcataacattttttttctcttaaggTTAGTGATTTTGATCAtgacataattaataaa
This sequence is a window from Vigna angularis cultivar LongXiaoDou No.4 chromosome 2, ASM1680809v1, whole genome shotgun sequence. Protein-coding genes within it:
- the LOC108347911 gene encoding selenocysteine methyltransferase isoform X2, which produces MSSLLVDLLRQSGGTAVIDGGLATELERHGADLNDPLWSAKCLFSSPHLIRQVHLDYLENGADIIITASYQATIQGFKDKGYTDEESEAMLRRSVEIAREARELYYKGCSECCSGDGAEGKILKQRPILIAASVGSYGAYLADGSEYSGDYGDAITKTNLKDFHRRRVQILADSGADLLAFETVPNKLEAEAYAELLEEEDIKIPAWFAFNSKDGVNVVSGDSLLECGSIAESCNKVVAVGINCTPPRFIHDLIVLLKKVTTKPIVIYPNSGETYDAELKQWVQNTGVTDEHFISYVTKWRELGASLVGGCCRTTPATIRKIYNVLSSSESAIVGKE
- the LOC108347911 gene encoding selenocysteine methyltransferase isoform X1, translated to MSSLLVDLLRQSGGTAVIDGGLATELERHGADLNDPLWSAKCLFSSPHLIRQVHLDYLENGADIIITASYQATIQGFKDKGYTDEESEAMLRRSVEIAREARELYYKGCSECCSGDGAEGKILKQRPILIAASVGSYGAYLADGSEYSGDYGDAITKTNLKDFHRRRVQILADSGADLLAFETVPNKLEAEQAYAELLEEEDIKIPAWFAFNSKDGVNVVSGDSLLECGSIAESCNKVVAVGINCTPPRFIHDLIVLLKKVTTKPIVIYPNSGETYDAELKQWVQNTGVTDEHFISYVTKWRELGASLVGGCCRTTPATIRKIYNVLSSSESAIVGKE